The nucleotide window TTTGTTAGACTTTTTAATCACTTTTGGAAGAAGGGGGTGTCTAGAAAAGAAAAGGGTTATTAAGCGGGCTGGCTCCTAAGTCCACGCAAGGCACGATGTTTGCAGCAATTTAGACGAGaaatgtctggagaaggaaatggcagcccactccagtgttcttgcctggagaatcccagggacgggggagcctggtgggctgccgtctatggggtcgcacagagtcggacacgactgaagcgacttagcagcagcagcagacgaaAAATGAAGTGTCAATTAACAAACCCCGCCTCTCCTTCGCAGCTGCTTTTacctgcctggggtgggggtgggggcgggggcggaatGAGAAAGAGGCAAAGTCAAGAATCAAAGGAAGAGGGGAAAGTGGGGTCAGATGCCGGGAAGCTGGAAATGAAACAGTAACATTGGTGGAATTACAAGGAAGGCGTGGCAGGAGAGCGACAAACCAACCGGGAAGACCCGTGGTTCGACGAGACCCAAGCAAGGTGCTcgcaggaaaacaaaaatgaaaggggTGACGGGGTGAAAAGCGACTGAGGCTTTGATGACAGCTCGGACTTGGTCTTCAACCCGCAGGGGCCGGGGAGACCAGGGGACCTTCCATTGTGCGGGGCCCCACCGTTCCCTCCCCTCCGCTCCCCGCACAGCCGAGCCAAAGCCGGAGCCCGAGCCGGAGCCGGAGCCGTCACAGCTCCGGGCCGCAGCTCCCGTCGCCGCCTGTGTCTCCCCTTTGCCCGAGGTAGGAGACAATATGCTCAGTCCTCCTCCGACCCTTTCTCACCAGCAGAAGATCGTCGTCTCCCGGCCTTCCCCTTgtccatcttctcctcctgctggaaTCGCAGTCGCTGTCACCTCAAGCCCCCTctgagtgggggaggga belongs to Bubalus bubalis isolate 160015118507 breed Murrah chromosome 1, NDDB_SH_1, whole genome shotgun sequence and includes:
- the LOC102398236 gene encoding uncharacterized protein LOC102398236 isoform X3, with translation MTARTWSSTRRGRGDQGTFHCAGPHRSLPSAPRTAEPKPEPEPEPEPSQLRAAAPVAACVSPLPENHAGLIHQRILYETELEKDGNRDS
- the LOC102398236 gene encoding uncharacterized protein LOC102398236 isoform X2 — protein: MTARTWSSTRRGRGDQGTFHCAGPHRSLPSAPRTAEPKPEPEPEPEPSQLRAAAPVAACVSPLPENHAGLIHQRILYETELEKDGNRGGFFTS